A region of Mycoplasmopsis bovirhinis DNA encodes the following proteins:
- a CDS encoding 1-phosphofructokinase: MIYTLTLSPSSDLLIKSEEFSLEKVNRYQNYQLLPGGKGINASIILKRHNFDNIAFSLFDLNTFNNFQEFFNKENLKIENINHPELTRINIKYYGNLNSFELNGPKTKLTNEIKQAILTKLSRLNKNDLVMIMGLSDESFLTEILTILFKNNTQFLLDIDSANLKDFLAFKPFLIKPNFDELTRNFNLTIHSEKDLIKAMENLQSFGAQNIIVSMDKDGAYLLTDKKQIFKATVLKPLEVVSATGAGDSMISLFSAKYLETNDPKLAFSFASAGAMGTVNSFHVGNLEKTNKYLSNVKIKQIK; encoded by the coding sequence GTGATTTATACTTTAACACTCTCTCCATCTTCAGATTTATTAATCAAATCTGAAGAATTCTCTTTAGAAAAAGTTAACCGTTACCAAAATTATCAACTTTTACCTGGTGGTAAAGGTATTAATGCTTCAATTATTTTAAAGCGCCATAATTTTGATAACATTGCTTTCAGTTTATTTGACTTAAATACTTTTAATAATTTTCAAGAATTTTTTAACAAAGAAAACTTGAAAATTGAAAATATTAATCATCCTGAATTAACTAGAATTAATATTAAGTATTATGGCAATCTAAATAGCTTTGAACTAAATGGACCTAAAACTAAGTTAACTAATGAAATTAAACAAGCAATTTTAACTAAGCTTTCAAGACTTAATAAAAACGATTTAGTTATGATTATGGGCTTAAGTGATGAAAGTTTTTTAACTGAAATTTTAACAATTTTATTTAAAAATAATACCCAATTTTTATTAGATATTGACTCAGCTAATTTAAAAGACTTTTTAGCCTTTAAACCATTTTTAATTAAACCTAATTTTGATGAATTAACAAGAAATTTCAATTTAACAATTCATAGTGAAAAAGATTTAATTAAAGCAATGGAAAATCTTCAAAGTTTTGGAGCTCAAAATATTATTGTTTCAATGGATAAGGATGGAGCTTATTTATTAACTGATAAAAAACAAATCTTTAAAGCTACTGTACTTAAACCCCTTGAAGTAGTTTCGGCTACTGGAGCTGGAGATAGCATGATCTCATTATTTAGTGCAAAATATCTAGAAACTAATGACCCAAAACTAGCTTTTAGCTTTGCTAGCGCTGGAGCAATGGGGACTGTTAATAGTTTCCATGTTGGCAATCTAGAAAAAACCAACAAGTATTTAAGTAACGTGAAAATTAAGCAAATTAAATAA
- a CDS encoding PTS fructose transporter subunit IIABC produces the protein MNIKSLFKNKDTIYLDQNFISKDEVLKFFANELVSKNYAIDSSKIYELFLAREKQSSTGIGDFIAMPHLGDEAMKQSTLLFARVNNLDWNALDQKPVKYIFGIALSKNQRESGHIEIMQQLSSLLLKPEFIASLDKVKTSEEFLDLFDAFETKDVAETEGQEGTYDIVAVTACPTGIAHTFLAKEKLFEQAKKMNLRIKVETQGAEGVKNALTTKDIANAKGIILATDREIEKSKFANATNVLEISTQKAIYKTKEQIEQVLANKGTKVKVGKANDESFAEMSFDGFVGKLRRALMSGISHMLPFIVFGGILLAIGFLLDIIIGGINKTDINSPVFLSNFGFNAPISKIVFDLGKIGLNLAVPILAAYITYALVGRQGLLPGFVVGAIASGQLSSTYGFLNGAIKASNVANPEAFAGTGSGFIGGILGAFFAAAMVIVFSKYIFGKLPQTMQGIKNILFIPLLGTLTIAILFWVANIALIFVNLGLVLFLGLFEANPKLAWILGLILGAMMAIDLGGPVNKAAYIFGTLTIAGGKSSVSMAAVMAAGMVPPLGIALSMFISKKLWTKEEINSGKYSNILFGISFISEGAIPYTSKNPKVLVPSNVIGGAVAGILSESLGVNIIAPHGGIFVGFLARSNLFSDFGTQVGMGIVFWILAILAGAMAQAGAIIFFSKLNQKHPNWLRLKRAK, from the coding sequence ATGAATATTAAATCATTATTTAAAAATAAAGATACAATTTATTTAGATCAAAACTTTATTTCTAAGGACGAAGTTTTAAAGTTTTTTGCTAATGAACTTGTATCTAAAAATTATGCAATAGATTCATCAAAAATCTATGAACTATTTTTAGCTCGTGAAAAACAAAGTTCAACTGGAATTGGTGATTTTATTGCAATGCCTCATCTTGGAGATGAGGCGATGAAGCAAAGTACATTATTATTTGCAAGGGTAAATAATTTAGACTGAAATGCTTTAGATCAAAAACCAGTTAAATATATCTTTGGAATTGCTTTATCAAAAAACCAAAGAGAATCAGGTCATATTGAAATAATGCAACAATTATCATCATTACTTTTAAAACCTGAATTTATCGCTAGTTTAGATAAAGTTAAAACTAGTGAAGAATTTTTAGACTTATTTGATGCTTTTGAAACTAAGGATGTTGCTGAAACAGAAGGACAAGAAGGAACATATGATATTGTTGCAGTTACCGCTTGCCCTACTGGAATTGCTCATACTTTTTTAGCGAAAGAAAAGTTATTTGAGCAAGCTAAAAAAATGAATTTACGTATTAAAGTTGAAACCCAAGGTGCTGAAGGGGTGAAAAATGCCTTAACCACAAAAGATATTGCTAATGCTAAAGGAATTATTTTGGCAACTGACAGGGAAATTGAAAAAAGTAAATTTGCTAATGCTACAAACGTATTAGAAATTTCAACACAAAAAGCAATTTATAAAACTAAAGAACAAATTGAACAAGTATTAGCTAATAAAGGAACTAAAGTTAAAGTAGGCAAAGCAAATGATGAATCATTTGCTGAAATGTCTTTTGATGGTTTTGTTGGAAAACTAAGACGTGCTTTAATGTCAGGTATTTCTCACATGCTTCCATTTATTGTCTTTGGTGGAATTTTATTAGCAATTGGATTTTTATTAGACATTATTATCGGAGGAATTAATAAAACTGATATTAATTCACCAGTGTTTTTAAGTAATTTTGGATTTAATGCACCAATATCCAAAATTGTGTTTGACTTAGGTAAAATTGGACTTAACTTAGCTGTACCAATTTTAGCAGCTTATATCACTTATGCTTTAGTTGGACGGCAAGGATTATTACCAGGCTTTGTTGTTGGTGCAATAGCTAGTGGCCAATTAAGTTCAACTTATGGCTTTTTAAATGGAGCTATAAAAGCTTCGAACGTTGCTAATCCAGAAGCTTTTGCTGGCACTGGATCGGGATTTATCGGAGGAATTTTAGGAGCATTTTTTGCTGCTGCAATGGTAATAGTTTTCTCAAAATATATTTTTGGCAAACTTCCTCAAACCATGCAAGGGATTAAAAATATTTTATTTATTCCATTGCTTGGAACCTTAACTATTGCAATACTATTTTGAGTTGCAAATATTGCACTAATCTTTGTTAACTTAGGATTAGTGTTATTCCTTGGATTATTTGAAGCAAATCCTAAACTTGCTTGAATTTTAGGCTTAATCCTAGGTGCTATGATGGCAATTGACTTGGGTGGGCCAGTTAATAAGGCTGCTTATATCTTTGGAACTTTAACTATTGCTGGTGGAAAATCAAGTGTCTCAATGGCCGCTGTAATGGCTGCCGGTATGGTTCCACCACTTGGAATTGCACTATCAATGTTTATAAGTAAAAAACTTTGAACTAAAGAAGAAATTAACTCAGGTAAATATTCAAATATTCTTTTTGGTATTTCATTTATTTCTGAAGGAGCAATTCCTTATACTTCAAAAAATCCTAAAGTATTAGTTCCATCAAACGTAATTGGTGGAGCAGTAGCGGGAATTTTATCAGAATCATTAGGAGTAAATATTATTGCTCCACATGGTGGAATTTTCGTAGGATTTTTAGCAAGAAGTAATTTATTTAGTGACTTTGGAACTCAAGTTGGAATGGGTATTGTCTTTTGGATTTTAGCGATTCTAGCAGGAGCAATGGCACAAGCTGGAGCAATTATTTTCTTTAGTAAACTCAACCAAAAACACCCTAATTGACTTAGATTAAAAAGAGCAAAATAA
- a CDS encoding nicotinate phosphoribosyltransferase produces MKEQTMELEKYTAAYFSTTKEILAKEKPDNVIVMQFFQRKDDCILGGINDVLALLEANTDTSKYSIKYLPEGSKINNLDIVLELEGHYHDFGLWEGVIDGILSRYSSIASNAARCVRAARGKEIIFMGDRADHYINQEIDGKAARLGGIKLVSTLAQKTSDLVVDENLFGSMPHVLIQGFNGDVVAAAKAFLKTFPNRKLIALVDYNNNVIQDSLKLWNTLGNKVWGVRVDTSKNMSDHMFDHQKPQYGVNPEQITRLRNVLDQAGAKQWKIVVSSGFNETKIKEFEELHVPVDYYGVGQSIFKLTHTFSADATFLNGNPEAKEGRKYRFNPKLIKYQK; encoded by the coding sequence ATAAAGGAGCAGACTATGGAGTTAGAAAAATATACTGCGGCTTACTTTTCGACTACCAAAGAAATTTTAGCCAAAGAAAAACCAGATAATGTTATCGTCATGCAATTTTTCCAACGTAAAGATGATTGTATCCTTGGAGGAATTAATGATGTATTAGCTTTGCTTGAAGCTAATACTGATACTAGCAAATATTCAATTAAATATCTTCCGGAAGGAAGCAAAATAAATAATTTAGATATTGTTTTAGAACTTGAAGGCCATTACCATGATTTTGGTCTTTGAGAAGGAGTAATTGATGGAATTTTAAGCCGCTATTCATCAATAGCTTCAAATGCTGCTAGGTGTGTTAGAGCTGCAAGAGGTAAAGAAATTATTTTTATGGGTGATAGAGCTGATCATTATATTAACCAAGAAATTGATGGTAAAGCTGCAAGGCTTGGTGGCATTAAGTTAGTTTCTACTTTGGCTCAAAAAACAAGTGATTTAGTTGTGGATGAAAATTTATTTGGCAGTATGCCTCATGTCTTAATCCAAGGATTTAATGGTGATGTAGTAGCAGCTGCAAAAGCTTTTTTAAAAACTTTTCCAAATCGCAAATTAATTGCTTTAGTTGATTATAATAATAATGTAATTCAAGATTCGCTCAAACTTTGAAATACATTAGGTAACAAAGTTTGAGGAGTACGAGTCGATACTTCAAAAAATATGTCAGACCATATGTTTGATCACCAAAAACCTCAATATGGTGTTAATCCTGAACAAATTACTAGACTTAGAAATGTTTTAGATCAAGCTGGTGCAAAGCAATGAAAAATTGTAGTTTCATCTGGTTTTAATGAAACTAAGATTAAAGAATTTGAAGAACTACATGTTCCAGTTGATTATTATGGAGTAGGTCAAAGTATTTTTAAACTAACCCACACATTTTCTGCTGATGCTACTTTTTTAAATGGCAATCCCGAAGCTAAAGAAGGTCGTAAATATCGTTTTAATCCTAAATTAATTAAATATCAAAAATAA
- a CDS encoding S8 family serine peptidase: protein MLLIFLSSLAAVSIALVPHNKIVKEYITNNYWYNKSKNEKIVVREQMVSIETLANGEIQETPINNNFELKLILKPGSDVEDTDFFQQINSEFVGKIVNSKLKFSKHIQSRILPIVFFYFENEDDRENFVNKIKDFEEVFQVIVFKNELKFENVWGNDPSFEYYRRTHWYLNLAPTKSLNNFKESISKNLEIVKGQYGAYNTKVGKIGIIEVGKNKYDTKYSEFFRNGIKINENDIAKQLGSDPDYHATIVAMIAGSQFGADKTSSVYLSKFQNHGEWQTVIEKMILDDGVRIINHSYGLDIRKPGYYTLYDEDAYYLDYIARKYGVINFISAGNDGNKQHHQMGSGKLSFNSIVVGALSDKAKVNNVSKNKTAGYTNYKLEKKFSELAKPLLVSPGSFYNPYYETWMNKENYEYRSGTSYATPLVVGVVSSFLKAYPGIDTSEFRIPIIKTILSTSAVTPKLDGLKYKRSGYEEKFGAGTLDGVAMHEAAKNYRTVSVTSDNFNEIVLTSSSIFVDTNQTLKVSSSWLFNAGILKKNKSKLEFYEAVRRQGGHWFTNYDLILEFQNPNGQWEEVKRVDSINSNNELLEYKPTKSGTYRYVIKKYKSVNFSNSVDDLLAVTHVVRND from the coding sequence ATGCTATTAATATTTTTAAGCTCGTTAGCTGCAGTTAGTATAGCTTTAGTCCCTCATAATAAAATTGTAAAAGAATATATAACTAATAATTATTGGTACAATAAATCAAAAAATGAAAAAATAGTTGTTAGGGAACAAATGGTAAGTATAGAAACCTTGGCTAACGGAGAAATCCAAGAGACACCTATTAATAATAATTTTGAATTAAAATTAATACTAAAGCCAGGATCAGATGTTGAGGATACTGATTTTTTCCAACAGATAAATAGTGAATTTGTGGGAAAAATTGTAAATAGTAAATTAAAATTTAGTAAGCATATCCAAAGTAGGATATTGCCAATTGTCTTTTTTTACTTTGAAAATGAAGATGACCGTGAAAACTTCGTAAATAAAATTAAAGATTTTGAAGAAGTTTTCCAAGTTATTGTTTTTAAAAATGAATTAAAGTTTGAAAATGTTTGAGGAAATGATCCTAGTTTTGAATATTATCGTAGAACACACTGGTACCTCAATCTTGCTCCAACAAAAAGCTTGAATAATTTTAAGGAATCAATAAGTAAGAACCTTGAAATTGTTAAGGGACAATATGGAGCATACAATACTAAAGTTGGAAAAATTGGAATTATTGAAGTAGGAAAAAATAAATATGATACTAAATATTCTGAATTTTTTAGAAACGGAATAAAAATAAATGAAAATGATATTGCTAAACAACTCGGAAGTGATCCAGATTATCATGCAACTATAGTTGCTATGATTGCAGGTAGTCAATTTGGTGCTGATAAAACTTCATCAGTTTATCTTTCTAAATTTCAAAATCATGGTGAATGGCAAACTGTAATTGAGAAAATGATTTTAGATGACGGGGTAAGAATTATTAACCACAGCTATGGCCTAGATATTCGCAAACCCGGATATTATACATTATATGATGAGGATGCGTATTATTTAGATTATATAGCACGCAAATATGGAGTTATTAACTTTATTTCAGCTGGAAATGATGGTAATAAACAACATCACCAAATGGGCAGTGGCAAATTATCATTTAACTCAATTGTTGTTGGTGCTTTATCTGATAAAGCAAAAGTTAATAATGTATCTAAAAACAAAACTGCGGGCTATACTAATTATAAATTAGAAAAAAAATTTTCAGAACTTGCAAAACCTTTATTAGTTTCTCCTGGAAGTTTTTATAACCCTTATTATGAAACATGAATGAACAAAGAAAATTATGAGTATAGAAGTGGAACCAGTTATGCAACACCGCTCGTTGTTGGAGTAGTTTCAAGTTTTTTAAAAGCATATCCAGGAATAGACACTAGTGAATTTAGAATTCCTATTATAAAAACAATTTTATCAACTTCAGCAGTAACCCCTAAATTAGACGGGTTAAAATATAAAAGAAGCGGATATGAAGAAAAATTTGGTGCAGGTACCCTTGATGGAGTTGCAATGCATGAAGCAGCTAAAAACTACAGAACAGTCAGTGTAACTTCTGATAATTTTAATGAAATTGTACTTACAAGTAGTTCAATTTTTGTTGACACTAATCAAACTCTAAAAGTTTCTAGTTCATGATTGTTTAATGCCGGTATTTTAAAGAAAAATAAATCAAAACTTGAGTTCTACGAAGCAGTTAGAAGACAAGGAGGACATTGGTTTACTAACTATGATTTAATTCTTGAGTTTCAAAACCCAAATGGACAATGGGAAGAAGTAAAGAGAGTTGATTCTATTAATAGTAATAATGAACTGTTAGAATATAAACCTACTAAATCAGGAACATATAGATATGTTATTAAAAAATATAAATCAGTTAACTTTAGCAACTCAGTTGATGACCTACTTGCAGTGACACATGTGGTAAGAAATGACTAA
- the rplL gene encoding 50S ribosomal protein L7/L12 has protein sequence MAKLTKETFIESLKEMSIKEVMELVEAMKEEFGIDPMAAMAVAAAPAEGASEEKTSVKVVLKADNGKKIPVIKAVQAVLGLSLMDAKKVVDALPAVIKENIKPEEAESIRATLAEAGAEVSVE, from the coding sequence ATGGCTAAATTAACCAAAGAAACATTTATCGAATCATTAAAAGAAATGTCAATTAAAGAAGTAATGGAACTTGTTGAAGCAATGAAAGAAGAATTTGGAATTGACCCTATGGCTGCTATGGCTGTAGCAGCTGCTCCAGCTGAGGGTGCTAGTGAAGAAAAAACAAGTGTTAAAGTTGTTTTAAAAGCAGATAACGGTAAAAAAATTCCAGTTATCAAAGCAGTTCAAGCAGTTCTTGGTCTTTCATTAATGGATGCTAAAAAAGTTGTTGATGCTTTACCAGCAGTTATTAAAGAAAACATTAAACCAGAAGAAGCTGAATCAATCCGTGCTACTTTAGCTGAAGCGGGTGCTGAAGTTTCAGTTGAATAA